From the genome of Gracilinanus agilis isolate LMUSP501 chromosome 2, AgileGrace, whole genome shotgun sequence, one region includes:
- the GDF2 gene encoding growth/differentiation factor 2 → MPYFALLTGLLALSLLACCGRGKPVEDWERVSAVENANKFFGEAEKGEDDMSFDFKMFLENMKVDFLRSLNLSGVPSQDRTKVEPPQFMIDLYNRYTTDKSSTPASNIVRSFSIEDVVSVSSTDRHPLQKHILLFNISIPRHEQITRAELRLYISCHSHAELSHELKGNIAIYDIQGATDFWEGTEGTKSFLVSQAIQESGWETFEVSSAVKRWVRSDPTKNKNKLEIRVESHMKGCEKLDISVPPDSKNLPFFVVFSDDRSNGTKEIKMELREMIGHEQESVLKKLSKNGSTQEEEEIEEEIEDFSIRRPSLSRSKRSTASNNHCQRSSLRVNFKDIGWDNWIIAPKEYDAYECKGICFFPLADDVTPTKHAIVQTLVHLKNPMKAGKACCVPTKLNPISILYKDDVGVPTLKYQYEGMSVAECGCR, encoded by the exons ATGCCTTATTTTGCCTTGCTGACTGGCCTACTAGCTTTATCTCTCCTAGCCTGCTGCGGGCGAGGGAAACCTGTGGAGGACTGGGAACGGGTGTCTGCCGTGGAAAACGCCAATAAATTCTTTGGGGAGGCTGAGAAGGGGGAGGATGATATGAGCTTTGACTTCAAAATGTTCCTGGAGAACATGAAGGTGGATTTCCTGCGGAGCCTGAATTTATCAGGGGTCCCTTCCCAAGACAGGACCAAAGTGGAGCCGCCTCAGTTCATGATTGATCTGTACAACAGATACACCACCGACAAATCGTCCACTCCAGCATCCAATATAGTGAGGAGCTTCAGTATCGAAG ATGTTGTCTCTGTGTCTTCAACAGACAGACATCCCTTACAGAAACACATCTTACTTTTCAACATCTCTATTCCAAGACATGAGCAAATCACCAGGGCTGAGCTCCGGCTCTATATTTCCTGTCACAGCCATGCTGAATTGTCCCATGAACTGAAAGGCAACATTGCCATTTATGACATCCAAGGTGCAACAGACTTCTGGGAAGGCACAGAGGGGACCAAGTCCTTCCTTGTGTCCCAGGCTATCCAAGAAAGTGGTTGGGAAACATTTGAGGTCTCCAGTGCAGTAAAACGATGGGTTAGGTCAGAtccaacaaagaataaaaataagctGGAAATCAGAGTGGAAAGTCATATGAAAGGATGTGAAAAACTAGACATCAGTGTCCCTCCAGACTCCAAAAATCTGCCCTTCTTTGTTGTGTTCTCTGATGACCGAAGCAATGGAACaaaggaaatcaagatggagcTCAGGGAGATGATAGGTCACGAGCAAGAGAGTGTGCTCAAGAAATTGTCCAAGAATGGTAGCactcaggaagaggaggaaatagaagaagaaatagaggatttttcTATCAGGAGACCATCTTTGTCCAGAAGCAAAAGAAGTACAGCTTCCAATAACCATTGCCAAAGGAGCTCCCTTCGAGTCAACTTCAAGGATATTGGATGGGACAACTGGATCATTGCCCCAAAGGAGTATGATGCATATGAATGTAAAGGAATCTGCTTCTTCCCTCTTGCTGATGATGTGACTCCAACTAAGCATGCCATTGTTCAGACTTTAGTACATCTCAAAAACCCAATGAAAGCTGGGAAGGCCTGCTGCGTACCCACCAAACTGAACCCAATTTCTATCCTCTATAAAGATGATGTTGGAGTGCCCACTTTAAAATACCAATATGAAGGAATGAGTGTGGCAGAATGTGGATGTAGGTAG